CCGCCGACGGCGCGACGGTCAGCTATGGCGACCTGATCTGGGCCACGGGCGGCGACGCGCGCCGCCTGTCCTGCGCCGGCCACGATCTGGCCGGGGTCCACGGTGTACGCACCCGTGCCGATGCCGACCGCCTGATGGCCGAACTGGATGCCGGGGCCAAACGCGCCATGGTCATCGGTGGCGGCTATATCGGGCTTGAGGCGGCTGCCGTGCTGACCAAGTTCGGCGCCCATGTCACCCTGCTCGAAGCCCTGCCCCGCGTGCTCGCGCGCGTGGCGGGCGAGGCGCTCTCGACCTTCTATCAGGACGAGCACCGCGCCCACGGCGTCGACTTGCGCACGCAAGTGGCGGTCGATTGCCTCGAAGGCGCGGACGGCAAGGTGACGGGCGTGCGTCTGGCCGATGGCAGCGTCCTGCCCGCCGATCTGGTGATCGTGGGCATCGGCATCATCCCGCAGGTCGGCCCGCTGCTGGCCGCGGGCGCGGCGGGCGGCAATGGCGTCGATGTCGACGAATTCTGCCGCACCTCACTGCCCCATGTCTATGCCATCGGCGATTGCGCGGCCCATGCCAATGCCTTTGCGCAAGGCGCGGTGATCCGTCTGGAATCGGTCCAGAACGCCAACGACCAGGCCACCGTGGCAGCCAAGGCGATCTGCGGCGCGCCCGTGCCCTACAAGGCCACCCCGTGGTTCTGGTCGAACCAGTACGACTTGCGCCTCCAGACCGTGGGCCTCTCGACCGGCCACGACGAAGCCGTCCTGCGCGGCGATCCGGCCACGCGCAGCTTCTCGGTGGTCTACCTCAAGAACGGCAAAGTCATCGCGCTCGACTGCGTGAACATGGTCAAGGACTATGTGCAGGGCAAGAAGCTGGTCGAAACCGGCGCCGCGCTGTCGGCTGCGCAACTGGCCGATGCCGGCGTTCCCCTCAAGGACATGCTGGCGACCGCATAAACACCGCAGGCTGAGCCCGGCGAAACGCACCAAAAAAAGGGGGGCGAAGGAGTGTTTCTCCTTCGCCCCCTTTTTTGTTCACGCGATGCGGGATCGCGCGGGTTCGCGTCAGCCGGTGATGCCCGCCGCCGCCAGCACGGCCAGCGTCAGCAGGTCGGGCGCCGCCGAGGTCATCGGGGCGATCTGCACGGGCTTTTCCATGTTCAGCAGCATCGGGCCGATCATCGCGTTGCCGCCCAGTTCGCGCAGCAGCTTGGCCGAGATATTGGCCGATTGCAGGCCGGGCATGATCAGCACGTTGGCCGGGCCCGAGAGACGGCAGAACGGATAGGTTTCCATGATGCGCGGGTTGAGCGCGGCATCGGGAGCCATTTCGCCTTCATACTCGAAGCCGGGGTTGCGCTGGTCGAGAATCGCCACCGCATCACGCAGCGCGTCGAGCCACTTGCCGTAGGGGTTGCCGAACGTCGAATAGGACATGAACGCGACGCGCGGTTCGTGGCCCATGCGGCGCGCAACGGCCGCGGTTTCCATCGCGATGTCGGCCAGTTCCTGCGCGTTGGGGCGCTCGTTCACGGTCGTATCGGCAAGGAACACGGTGCGGTTCTTGCCGACCATCACGTGGATGCCGAAAGGCAGCGTGCCCGGCTTGGGTTCGAGAACGCGGCGGATCTCGTTCATGGTCTGGGCGAACGGACGCGTCGTGCCCGAGATCATGGCATCGCCATGGCCCAGCGCCAGCAGGAGCGAGGCGAACACGTTGCGGTCGTTGTTGACCATGCGGCGCACGTCGCGCTCAAGGTAACCCCGGCGCTGGAGACGCGGATAGAGATAGTCCACCATGTCTTCGAGCAGCGGCGAAACCGACGAGTTGTGGATCTCGAAGCTGGAGGGGTTGGACACGCCCAGCTCGGCCAGCTTGTCGAGCACGGCCTGCGTGCGGCCCACCAGAACCGGCGTGCCATAGCCGAAATCGCGATACTGGATCGCGGCGCGCAGCACCACTTCCTGTTCGGCCTCGGCAAAGATCACCCGCTTGGGCGACTGCTTGACGCTGGCATAGACGTTGGTGAGGACCGAGGTGGTCGGGTTGAGGCGGGCCTTGAGGCTTTCGCGATAGGTCTCGAAATCCTCGATGTTCTTGCGGGCCACGCCCGAATCCATCGCCGCCTTGGCCACCGCCGAAGACACCACTTCCATCAGGCGCGGGTCGAAGGGAGCCGGGATGATGTAGTCGAGGCCGAACTGGTGGTTCTTGCCATAGGCCGCGGCGACTTCCTCGGGGACCGGCTCGCGCGCGAGTTCGGCGATGGCGGTGGCTGCCGCGATCTTCATTTCTTCATTGATCGCGGTCGCCTGAACGTCGAGCGCGCCACGGAAGATATAGGGGAAGCCCAGGACGTTGTTGACCTGGTTGGGATAGTCCGAACGGCCCGTGGCGATCACGCAGTCGGGGCGGACGGCCTTGGCGGCGTTGGGGTTGATCTCGGGATCGGGGTTGGCCATCGCGAAGATGATCGGCTGGGGCGCCATGTTCTTGACCCATTCGGGCTTGAGCGCATCCGCCGCCGAGAGGCCGAGGAAGATGTCGGCGCCGACCAGTGCCTCTTCGAGCGTGCGGGCAGGGGTATCGATCGCATGCGCGCTCTTCCACTGGTCCATGCTGTCGGTGCGGCCCTGGTAGATCGTGCCCGAACGGTCGCACATGATCACGTTGTCGTGACGCACGCCCATGGCCTTGATCAGCTCGGTGCAGGCAATCGCCGCCGCGCCCGCGCCGTTGACCACGACCTTGACTTCCGACATCGCGCGGTTGGTCAGGTGGCAGGCGTTGAGCAGGCCGGCTGCGGTGATGATCGCGGTGCCGTGCTGGTCATCGTGCATGACCGGAATCTTCAGGCGCTCGCGCAGGGCCTGTTCGATGATGAAGCATTCGGGGGCCTTGATGTCTTCAAGGTTGATCCCGCCAAAGCTGGGTTCCATGAGCGCGACGGCCTCGATGAAGGCATCGGGGTCTTCGGTGGCCAGTTCGATGTCGATCGAGTCGACGTCGGCAAAGCGCTTGAACAGCACCGCCTTGCCTTCCATCACCGGCTTGGAAGCCAGTGCGCCCAGATTGCCCAGGCCCAGGATCGCGGTCCCGTTGGAGATCACCGCAACGAGGTTGCCCTTGGCGGTATAGTCGTAGGCCGTCGCCGCATTCTCGGCGATGGCCAGAACCGGCACGGCCACGCCCGGCGAATAGGCCAGGCTCAGGTCGCGCTGGGTGGCCATGGGCTTGGAGGCGATGATCTCGATTTTGCCCGGCCGGATCGTGTTGTGGTAGAAAAGCGCTTCGCGTTCAGTGAAACGGACGTTGCTTTCCTCAGACATTCGCACTCTCCCGGCAAACTGGAAAAATTACCGCCTGCCCCCTTGCACATTCGTATGCTCTAGGGAAGTCGAATGCGTGCAAGCACATGCACAAAATGCATGAGCCGATGAATGCCTCAATCCGCAGCACCGGGCCGGAACAGGCCGACAAGGGTGGCCAGCCGCGCCATCAGCACCGGGTTTTCGCCCGGCCCGTCCTGCCCCAGCCGCACCACCACCAGCTTGCGCGAGGGACTGGCCAAAACCACCTGCCCGCCTTCGCCCAGCGCGGCAATCAGGTCGCGCGGGCCCTGATCGGGGAAGAGTCTGGCCTGCCCGTGGGTGGGCTCGCGGTTGAGCCAGACCCCCGCGCCATACTGCTTCTCGCGCGGCGAGGGAGAGGCCATGAAATCGATCCACTGGCGGGGCACCAGTTGCGCGCCATGCACCGCCCCCCGGTTGCGCAGGAACTCGCCAAAGCGGGCATAATCGCGCGCGGTGCCATCGATCATCGCCCCGCCGTTCATCGTGCCCCCCGCATCGTAGGAGGCCACGATGCCGCGCATGGCGACCGGTTCGAACAGGCGCGTGCGCAAGTAATCGGCCACCGCCCGGCGCCGCGCGTCCGGGTCGCCATCGGGCGCCAGAACCCGCGCGGCCAGATCGGCCAGGATCACCCCGCTGGCCGCCCCGCCCGCGTCGCCCCCGGCAACCTGATCGGAATCGTCGCCGCTCCAGTGCGCGCCCGGTTCGGCGGCCAGCGGCTGGTCCTCGGCGGCGCGGGCCATGTCGTCGCGGCCCGAGCCGAACAGCATGCGCGCATCATCGTCCGGTCCCTGCCGGAGCCCGGCCCGCATCTGCAACAGATGGCGCAGCGTGATCTCGCCGCGCGGATCGCCCGGACGCTGCCAGGCGGGCACCGGCGCCGTCTCGTTGAGGCGCAGCCGCCCGTCGGACACCAGCATGCCGATCATCACCGCCGTGATCGCCCGCACGATGCCCCCTCCGGCCAGCCGGGTATTCTCGTGATAGCCATCGGCATAGCGTTCGGCCACGATGCGCCCGCCCTGCATGACCAGAACCGCGCGTGTTTCGCCGGGAATCCTGTTTGGCTGGCCGTTCTGCTGGCCGCCCTGCCTGTCCGTGCTGTCGCGGAACAGCGCATCGACCGCGCGGGCCAGCCGCTCGCGGTTCACCCCCGGATCGTCGATCACCGCCTTGAGCGCCTCGTCCGAAAGCGCGGGCGTGGTCGGCGCCGACGACGAACAGCCCGCGAGAAGAACTGGCGCAAGAGCCGGCACCACGATATGGGCCAGGTATCGGCGGGCCAGATACCGACAGGCAGGCAAAAGACGGAATCGCGGGGGGCTCAGCATGATCGCCCGGTCTTTCCACCAGAACGAATGCACATGGCAACCACCAAGCCTTCTTCACCCACAAATGATCCCCTCCATTCCGGAGGTCTCCCCGATGGGCGGGGCTCCGTGCATTCTCGCGGGCGGGGGCGGCTGGTGCGCGGGCTGGGCCTGCTGGCCCTGCTGGCGCTGGCAATCGGCGCGGCTTTCGTGATGCTGGTCTGGCGCCCGGCACAGGCGACCGCCCGGCTCGAAGCCGCCCGTGCCGCGCGCGTGGCCTGTTCGTGCCGCTATGTCGGCGGGCGGACGCTGGGCGATTGCGAGAAGGACATGCCCCCCGGACGCTTCCCCGTCTCGCTCTCGCAGGACCCGGCAGCCCATACCGTCACCGCCAGCGTGCCGCTGGCCGCCGCGCAGACCGCCACCTATCGCAAAGGCTGGGGCTGCCTGCTGCAACCCTGGCAGGACTAGGCGTCACCGACACGGGCAACGCACACCTGGCTTGCCCATGCAAACGCTGCGCGACGTTTGATCCATTTTCATCATCCCCGCGCAGGCGGGGATCCAGTTCCGACGCCTGCGCATGGTAACAAAGCCCGGAACAAGGCCCGGTATCTGGATTCCCGCCTGCGCGGGAATGACGAGCAAAATTATTGAAAATCAGATCTATCCGCGCGCCCACTCACATCCCGAGCGGTTCGCTGGGCTCGGTGCTTTCGATCCAGCCGCCGCCGACCACGCGCTCTCCGGCATAGATCACCGCCGCCTGTCCGGGCGCGACGCCATATTCGCTCTGGGCAAAGCGCAAGGTCGTGGCCGCGCCATCCCCCAGCGGTCCTTCCAGCGTGACCGGCACCGGCTTGGCCAGCGAGCGGACCTTGGCCGTCAGCGGCGTGCCATCGGTGGGCAACGGGCCGATGCGGTTGGTCTGCGTGATCCGCGCGGCGGCCACGCCGAGCAGCGCGCGCGGGCCGACCAGCACGCGGGCCCCCTCGGCATCGATCCCCACGACATAGAGCGGCTCGGGCTGGCCGCCGATCTCCAGCCCCCGGCGCTGGCCGACGGTATAGTGGATCACCCCCTGATGGGCGCCGAGCACCTCTCCGGTGCGGGCATGGACGATGGGCCCCGCCCGCACGCCCTCGGGCCGCACGCTGCGCACGATCTTGGCATAGTCGCCGTCGGGCACGAAGCAGATGTCCTGGCTGTCGGGCTTGGCCGCCACGCCCAGCCCCATGGCCTGCGCCAGCGCGCGCACTTGCGGCTTGGGCATGCCGCCGAGCGGGAAACGCAGGAATTCGAGTTGCTCCTGCGTGGTGCCATAGAGAAAATAGCTCTGGTCGCGGGCCGGATCGGCGGCGCGGTGGAGCCGCGCACCGGTTTCGTGTTCTACCCGCCGGACATAGTGCCCGGTCGCCAGACAATCGGCCCCCAGTTCGCGCGCCATGGCCAGCAGGTCGGTAAACTTGGGCCCCATGTTGCAACGGATGCAGGGAATCGGCGTGCGCCCGGCCAGATAGTCGTCGGCAAAGCGCTCGACCACGTCCTCACGAAAACGCGACTCATGATCAAAGACATAGTGGGCAATGCCCAGCCGGTCGGCCACGGCGCGCGCGTCGCGGATGTCGTCGCCCGCACAGCAGGCGCCCTTGCGCCCGGTAGCCGCACCATAATCGTACAATTGCAAAGTGACGCCGATCACTTCCGCGCCGCTCGCGGCTGCCAGCCCGGCCACCACCGAGCTGTCCACCCCGCCCGACATGGCCACCACGATTCGCCGCTCGCGCGCAGGGGCGGGAAGGTCGAACAAGGCAAAGGGATCGGCCAGATCACCGAAATCCGGGACGAACGGAGTGCCCCCGGACGCGGGCTCGGAAGTGGGCACAGGGCAGGACGGAATAGACTTCATCCCCCGCCCATAGGCGTTTTGGCCCCCGGTTTCAGCGCAAAAATGGGGGACAGCGCCCCCGCGCCGGACCCGAATGGCTAATTTTTTGTAAAGACGGACTTTACATTCCTTTATCCCTATTCTGATTATGAAGGGCCCATGGACATGGGCTTTGACGATCTGCGCGGGTTTACCGGCACTGAAATCGTCCCCGTGCTGCGCGAGCTGCACTGGGGGGAATTCTGCGCCCGGCTGAGCGCCGCACAGGACCTGCGCCGACTGGCACAGGCCGTTTCCCGCGCGCCGACGGGCAGCCCTGTCCGGGCCAGTTTCCACCCGGAAGCGGCCCGGATGCTGCTGGAACCGAAGCATGAAGGCGCCGTTAACCCAACCTCTTCAACGAATGGCAAAGTGGAGGAAAGCACAAAGGTGATGAAGCCACGCAGGCCGTCCCCACCGCCCTACGGCGGGCTGACCCGACGGGAGCTGTCATGATCGAAAACCAGAAAATCAGGCCGGCACAGGTCATTGGCCCCTTGGGCGAACCCCTGACGCTGGAAAACCTGCCTCCCGCCAACACGTCTCGCTGGGTCGTGCGGCGCAAGGCCGAAGTCGTCGCGGCCGTCAATGGCGGACTGTTGACGATCGACGAGGCTTGCGAACGCTATGGCCTGACTCTCGAGGAGTTCGCCTCGTGGCAGCGTGCGGTCGATCGCTCGGGCATGCAGGGCCTGCGCGTGACCCGCATCCAGCACTATCGCGACCTTTACGAGCGCCAGCTCAAGTATTGATCCCTATCCGGCGCCCCGCCTTCCCGGTGGTGCCATCCCGCAGACAAACGACCGCACGGGGCCCGACCTCCGTGCGGTCGTTGTCGTTTTGAACCGTGGAAGCCCCCCCTTCAGCCATTTCTTCTTAAGCCGGTCTTCGTTTCAGGAATACCCCCCTGCCCTTTTGGGCATGCGCTGCGCCGAACGTCGTTTGTCGAGGCCTGATTGCAACTGGTCGTATCGACCGCTAATGATCTGCTAAACGCTGGCAGGGAAAGGAACCTTTTCCGTCGCCTCGCCATCAGGCCGCGCCTTGCCCGTTTCCGGGCAGGACACGGCCCTCAGCGGGCTGTGGTCGGGCAAGGTGCCATGAACCGGAAAAAGCGCCCATGCGGCGTCGATCCAGGGTAGCATGCATTATCCGGCGGGGCGCCGTTCAGGGCCTCCTTCCGGCACTGTGGGGGACGTGGCCCTGACCGACCGGCGCGCACATCGGGCGCCGTCCCGGCCAGTGGTCGGGGAGGCATTTCTGCTGGACAAGACGCGACAGACCGAGACCATCACCGGAACGCCCCCTGCCACCGCAGAGGGGCTGGAGATCGATGGTGCGCCCCGTGGCCCGCGCCGCCGGGGCCGCCTGATCGCCGCTGGCGTCGCCGTGGTGGCGTTGCTGGCGCTCGGCTGGGGCGTGATGCACCACAAGCCGGCCACCGATGCGGCAGCCTCGGCCAAGGCGCAGGCCCAGACCGTGACCGTGATCATCCCGACCCAGCAATCGGTCGAGGCGACGGTCGTTGCCAGTGGCGTGATCGCCGCCAAGCGCGAGATGCCCGTGGGCATCGCGGGCGAAGGCGGCCGCGTGACGAGCGTGCTGGTCGACGCGGGCACATGGGTCCATGCCGGACAGGTTCTCGCCGTGGTCGACCGCTCGGTCCAGGTCCAGCAGGTGGCCAGCCAGGCCGCCGGGGTCGAGGTTCAGGAAGCCAATGCCCGCCTTGCCCAGAACAACCTCGACCGTGCGCGGCAGCTCGTCGCCAAGGGCTTCATCTCCAAGGCCGACATCGACCAGCTGACCGCCACGCGCGACGCTGCCGTCGCGCAAGTGCGCGTGGCCCGCGCCTCGCTCGGCCAGATGCGCGCGACCACCGCCCGCCTCAACATCCTGGCCCCTGCCGATGGCCTCGTGCTCACCCGCGGGGTCGAGCCCGGCCAGATCGTCAGCTCGGGCAGCGGCACGCTGTTCCGCATGGCCAAGGACGGCCAGCTCGAAATGCAGGCGCGCCTCGCCGAAGTGGATTTGGCCCGCATGCACGAAGGCGTCGTCGCCACGGTCACCCCGGTGGGCACCACGCGGACCTTCCAGGGCACCGTCTGGCAGGTCGCCCCCACCATCGACCCCAACACGCGCGAGGGCATCGCCCGCATCGCC
The genomic region above belongs to Novosphingobium sp. IK01 and contains:
- a CDS encoding NAD(P)/FAD-dependent oxidoreductase; this encodes MGAFEAGRADVVIVGAGHGGAQAAIALRQNGFAGSILVIGREPELPYERPPLSKEYLAREKTFERIMIRPAAFWEDKAIEMALGHEVVAVDPDARVLRTADGATVSYGDLIWATGGDARRLSCAGHDLAGVHGVRTRADADRLMAELDAGAKRAMVIGGGYIGLEAAAVLTKFGAHVTLLEALPRVLARVAGEALSTFYQDEHRAHGVDLRTQVAVDCLEGADGKVTGVRLADGSVLPADLVIVGIGIIPQVGPLLAAGAAGGNGVDVDEFCRTSLPHVYAIGDCAAHANAFAQGAVIRLESVQNANDQATVAAKAICGAPVPYKATPWFWSNQYDLRLQTVGLSTGHDEAVLRGDPATRSFSVVYLKNGKVIALDCVNMVKDYVQGKKLVETGAALSAAQLADAGVPLKDMLATA
- a CDS encoding NADP-dependent malic enzyme, translated to MSEESNVRFTEREALFYHNTIRPGKIEIIASKPMATQRDLSLAYSPGVAVPVLAIAENAATAYDYTAKGNLVAVISNGTAILGLGNLGALASKPVMEGKAVLFKRFADVDSIDIELATEDPDAFIEAVALMEPSFGGINLEDIKAPECFIIEQALRERLKIPVMHDDQHGTAIITAAGLLNACHLTNRAMSEVKVVVNGAGAAAIACTELIKAMGVRHDNVIMCDRSGTIYQGRTDSMDQWKSAHAIDTPARTLEEALVGADIFLGLSAADALKPEWVKNMAPQPIIFAMANPDPEINPNAAKAVRPDCVIATGRSDYPNQVNNVLGFPYIFRGALDVQATAINEEMKIAAATAIAELAREPVPEEVAAAYGKNHQFGLDYIIPAPFDPRLMEVVSSAVAKAAMDSGVARKNIEDFETYRESLKARLNPTTSVLTNVYASVKQSPKRVIFAEAEQEVVLRAAIQYRDFGYGTPVLVGRTQAVLDKLAELGVSNPSSFEIHNSSVSPLLEDMVDYLYPRLQRRGYLERDVRRMVNNDRNVFASLLLALGHGDAMISGTTRPFAQTMNEIRRVLEPKPGTLPFGIHVMVGKNRTVFLADTTVNERPNAQELADIAMETAAVARRMGHEPRVAFMSYSTFGNPYGKWLDALRDAVAILDQRNPGFEYEGEMAPDAALNPRIMETYPFCRLSGPANVLIMPGLQSANISAKLLRELGGNAMIGPMLLNMEKPVQIAPMTSAAPDLLTLAVLAAAGITG
- a CDS encoding serine hydrolase domain-containing protein encodes the protein MLSPPRFRLLPACRYLARRYLAHIVVPALAPVLLAGCSSSAPTTPALSDEALKAVIDDPGVNRERLARAVDALFRDSTDRQGGQQNGQPNRIPGETRAVLVMQGGRIVAERYADGYHENTRLAGGGIVRAITAVMIGMLVSDGRLRLNETAPVPAWQRPGDPRGEITLRHLLQMRAGLRQGPDDDARMLFGSGRDDMARAAEDQPLAAEPGAHWSGDDSDQVAGGDAGGAASGVILADLAARVLAPDGDPDARRRAVADYLRTRLFEPVAMRGIVASYDAGGTMNGGAMIDGTARDYARFGEFLRNRGAVHGAQLVPRQWIDFMASPSPREKQYGAGVWLNREPTHGQARLFPDQGPRDLIAALGEGGQVVLASPSRKLVVVRLGQDGPGENPVLMARLATLVGLFRPGAAD
- the mnmA gene encoding tRNA 2-thiouridine(34) synthase MnmA — encoded protein: MKSIPSCPVPTSEPASGGTPFVPDFGDLADPFALFDLPAPARERRIVVAMSGGVDSSVVAGLAAASGAEVIGVTLQLYDYGAATGRKGACCAGDDIRDARAVADRLGIAHYVFDHESRFREDVVERFADDYLAGRTPIPCIRCNMGPKFTDLLAMARELGADCLATGHYVRRVEHETGARLHRAADPARDQSYFLYGTTQEQLEFLRFPLGGMPKPQVRALAQAMGLGVAAKPDSQDICFVPDGDYAKIVRSVRPEGVRAGPIVHARTGEVLGAHQGVIHYTVGQRRGLEIGGQPEPLYVVGIDAEGARVLVGPRALLGVAAARITQTNRIGPLPTDGTPLTAKVRSLAKPVPVTLEGPLGDGAATTLRFAQSEYGVAPGQAAVIYAGERVVGGGWIESTEPSEPLGM
- a CDS encoding DUF1153 domain-containing protein, with the protein product MIENQKIRPAQVIGPLGEPLTLENLPPANTSRWVVRRKAEVVAAVNGGLLTIDEACERYGLTLEEFASWQRAVDRSGMQGLRVTRIQHYRDLYERQLKY
- a CDS encoding efflux RND transporter periplasmic adaptor subunit, with product MEIDGAPRGPRRRGRLIAAGVAVVALLALGWGVMHHKPATDAAASAKAQAQTVTVIIPTQQSVEATVVASGVIAAKREMPVGIAGEGGRVTSVLVDAGTWVHAGQVLAVVDRSVQVQQVASQAAGVEVQEANARLAQNNLDRARQLVAKGFISKADIDQLTATRDAAVAQVRVARASLGQMRATTARLNILAPADGLVLTRGVEPGQIVSSGSGTLFRMAKDGQLEMQARLAEVDLARMHEGVVATVTPVGTTRTFQGTVWQVAPTIDPNTREGIARIALPFDPALRPGGFASAEIVSGTLSAPILPESAILSDEKGSYVYIVDAADKVVRRPVKIGQVTAKGIIVREGLAGDERVVLRAGGFLNPGDLVRPVISH